In the genome of Fulvivirga maritima, one region contains:
- a CDS encoding DUF721 domain-containing protein produces MKKRNFDKFDKRKSDISSVKEAIDSLLDTYRLKGRFDEARLVDSWTKLMGNTIANRTGKIFVKDQVLFVEILSAPLKHQLNHSKMEIMKILEKEFGHKVINEILFY; encoded by the coding sequence ATGAAAAAGCGAAATTTCGATAAATTTGATAAAAGGAAGTCAGACATATCTTCTGTAAAGGAAGCAATAGATTCTCTGTTAGATACCTATCGTCTAAAAGGCCGGTTTGATGAAGCTCGCCTGGTAGATAGCTGGACAAAGCTTATGGGTAATACCATAGCCAACCGTACAGGTAAGATATTCGTAAAAGATCAGGTGCTATTCGTGGAGATTCTTTCAGCACCATTAAAGCACCAGCTTAACCATTCTAAAATGGAAATAATGAAAATTTTAGAAAAGGAGTTTGGTCATAAGGTAATAAATGAAATTCTTTTTTATTGA
- the tuf gene encoding elongation factor Tu, whose protein sequence is MAKENFDRSKPHVNIGTIGHVDHGKTTLTAAISKVLSDKGLADNRDFSSIDNAPEEKERGITINTSHIEYATANRHYAHVDCPGHADYVKNMVTGAAQMDGAIIVVAATDGPMPQTREHILLSRQVGVPALVVFMNKVDLVDDPELLELVEMEIRELLSDYDFPGDDIPVIQGSALGALNGEAEWVAKVEELMDAVDSYIPLPERLIDKDFLMPVEDVFSITGRGTVATGRIERGVINSGDPVDILGMGAEGLKSTVTGVEMFRKILDRGEAGDNVGLLLRGIEKTDIKRGMVICKPGSVTPHKKFKAEVYVLSKEEGGRHTPFFNKYRPQFYLRTTDVTGEIMLPEGVEMVMPGDNVSIVVELINTVAMEKGLRFAIREGGRTVGSGQVTEIIE, encoded by the coding sequence ATGGCTAAAGAAAATTTTGACCGTTCAAAACCCCACGTGAATATTGGTACAATCGGTCACGTTGACCACGGTAAAACTACTTTAACTGCGGCAATATCTAAAGTATTGTCAGACAAAGGACTTGCTGATAACAGAGATTTCTCTTCAATCGATAACGCTCCTGAAGAAAAAGAAAGAGGTATTACAATTAATACTTCACACATTGAGTATGCTACTGCTAACCGTCACTATGCTCACGTTGACTGTCCTGGTCACGCTGACTATGTGAAGAACATGGTTACTGGTGCTGCCCAAATGGACGGTGCTATCATCGTAGTGGCTGCTACAGACGGTCCTATGCCTCAAACTAGAGAGCACATCTTGCTTTCTCGTCAGGTAGGTGTACCTGCTCTTGTGGTATTCATGAACAAAGTTGACTTAGTAGATGATCCTGAGTTATTAGAACTTGTTGAAATGGAAATCAGAGAGTTACTTTCTGATTATGATTTCCCTGGTGATGATATTCCTGTAATCCAAGGTTCAGCTCTTGGTGCTCTTAACGGAGAAGCTGAGTGGGTTGCTAAAGTAGAAGAATTGATGGATGCAGTTGATAGCTATATCCCTCTTCCTGAGCGTCTTATCGACAAGGATTTCTTAATGCCTGTTGAAGACGTATTCTCTATCACTGGTCGTGGTACTGTGGCTACTGGTAGAATTGAAAGAGGTGTTATTAACTCTGGAGATCCTGTTGATATTCTTGGTATGGGTGCTGAAGGACTTAAGTCTACAGTTACTGGTGTTGAGATGTTCAGAAAAATATTAGATAGAGGTGAGGCTGGTGATAACGTTGGTCTTCTTCTTAGAGGTATTGAAAAAACTGACATTAAGAGAGGTATGGTAATCTGTAAGCCAGGTTCTGTAACTCCTCATAAAAAGTTCAAGGCAGAGGTTTACGTTCTTTCTAAAGAAGAAGGTGGTCGTCACACTCCTTTCTTTAACAAATACAGACCTCAGTTCTACTTAAGAACTACTGACGTTACTGGTGAGATCATGCTTCCAGAAGGCGTTGAAATGGTTATGCCTGGTGATAACGTATCTATCGTTGTTGAATTGATCAACACTGTAGCTATGGAAAAAGGACTTAGATTCGCTATCAGAGAAGGTGGTAGAACAGTAGGTTCTGGTCAGGTAACTGAAATCATAGAATAA
- the ribH gene encoding 6,7-dimethyl-8-ribityllumazine synthase, which yields MASSQKNLSDYSSKNIQDISNKKFAIVVSEWNDEVTEALYSGAYETLITNGADRNNIIRKNVPGSFELTLGAHWMAAEDDIDAVICLGCVIQGETRHFDFICDAVAHGITNVNLKFAKPVIFGVLTTDNQKQALDRAGGKHGNKGDEAAITAIKMLGF from the coding sequence ATGGCTTCATCTCAAAAGAACTTAAGTGATTACAGTTCGAAGAATATTCAAGATATCAGTAATAAGAAATTTGCGATAGTAGTTTCTGAATGGAATGACGAGGTAACAGAAGCTCTTTATTCCGGAGCCTATGAGACCTTAATAACAAATGGTGCTGATAGAAATAATATCATCAGAAAAAATGTACCTGGCAGCTTTGAGTTAACCCTTGGAGCTCACTGGATGGCTGCAGAAGATGATATTGATGCAGTAATATGCCTCGGGTGCGTTATTCAGGGTGAAACAAGGCACTTTGACTTTATATGTGATGCTGTAGCTCACGGTATTACTAATGTCAATCTTAAATTTGCCAAGCCTGTAATATTCGGAGTACTCACTACCGATAATCAAAAACAAGCCTTAGATAGAGCTGGAGGTAAGCATGGGAACAAAGGTGATGAAGCAGCCATCACTGCCATAAAGATGCTAGGATTTTAA
- the pdhA gene encoding pyruvate dehydrogenase (acetyl-transferring) E1 component subunit alpha, translated as MATTTKGKSKSKSSAKSKFNKETYMHWFESMLFLRKFEEKAGQLYGQQKIKGFCHLYIGQEACVAGSISALERGDKHITAYRDHAHPIALGSDPKKIMAELFAKETGISKGKGGSMHMFDKENNFFGGHGIVGGQVPLGAGIAFSEKYNKTGKLCMCYMGDGAVRQGAFHEALNLAMTWKLPVIFVIENNGYAMGTSVKRTSNVTELYTLGEAYDMPSEPVDGMSVEAVYEAVESAAERARNGEGPTLLEFRTYRYKGHSMSDPAKYRTKEELEEYKGKDPIEQVRKTILDNKYASEDEISAIEKKVKDEVAECVKFADESDYPKQEEAFRDVYAQEDYPFVTD; from the coding sequence ATGGCAACTACAACAAAAGGAAAGTCAAAATCTAAATCCTCAGCCAAATCCAAATTCAATAAGGAAACCTACATGCACTGGTTCGAGAGCATGTTGTTCTTAAGAAAGTTTGAGGAGAAAGCAGGCCAGTTATATGGTCAACAAAAAATCAAAGGATTTTGTCACCTGTATATAGGACAAGAGGCTTGTGTAGCAGGCTCTATTTCAGCATTAGAAAGAGGTGATAAACACATAACTGCTTATAGGGATCACGCGCACCCTATTGCATTAGGATCAGACCCTAAGAAAATTATGGCTGAGCTTTTTGCTAAGGAAACGGGTATTTCTAAAGGTAAAGGTGGCTCTATGCACATGTTTGATAAGGAAAACAATTTCTTTGGAGGACATGGTATAGTAGGTGGACAGGTGCCTTTAGGAGCAGGAATTGCTTTTTCAGAAAAGTATAACAAAACAGGCAAATTATGTATGTGCTACATGGGAGATGGTGCCGTAAGACAAGGTGCATTTCATGAAGCGCTTAACTTAGCTATGACCTGGAAGCTTCCTGTAATCTTTGTTATAGAGAACAACGGGTATGCTATGGGTACTTCTGTAAAAAGAACTTCTAACGTAACTGAGCTATATACTTTAGGTGAAGCTTATGATATGCCTTCTGAGCCAGTAGATGGTATGTCTGTAGAAGCTGTTTATGAAGCAGTAGAAAGCGCAGCCGAAAGAGCTAGAAACGGAGAAGGACCTACTTTATTAGAATTCAGAACTTACAGATACAAAGGACACTCAATGTCTGACCCTGCTAAGTATAGAACTAAAGAGGAATTAGAAGAGTATAAAGGAAAAGATCCTATAGAGCAAGTGAGAAAAACCATACTGGATAATAAATATGCCAGCGAGGATGAAATCTCAGCTATAGAAAAGAAAGTAAAAGATGAAGTAGCAGAATGTGTGAAATTTGCTGATGAGTCTGACTACCCTAAACAGGAAGAAGCTTTCAGAGATGTTTATGCTCAAGAAGATTATCCTTTCGTAACTGACTAA
- a CDS encoding NADP-dependent isocitrate dehydrogenase yields the protein MSENTAKIIYTITDEAPALATHSFLPIIKAFAGQSGVNIETRDISLAGRIIANFPEKLTDEQKIADALSELGDLAKNPEANIIKLPNISASVPQLVAAIKELQAQGYALPDYPEEPKNDEEKDIKSRYDKIKGSAVNPVLREGNSDRRAPGSVKQYAKNNPHSMGAWSSDSKSHVATMAEGDFRANEKSVTVPADGSVKIEFVDKEGKSQMLKEKVALLAGEVIDATVMSKNKLIEFLKAEIADAKAKGVLFSLHMKATMMKVSDPIIFGHAVKVFFADVFEKHGEALKSVGADANNGLGDVIARIKTLPDDKRAEVEADIEKALAEGPDVAMVNSDKGITNLHVPSDVIIDASMPAMIRTSGQMWNKEGQQQDAKAVIPDSSYAGVYDATIEFCKKNGAFDPTTMGTVPNVGLMAQKAEEYGSHDKTFEIPADGTVKVINNAGETIIEHTVEAGDIWRMCQAKDAPIQDWIKLAVNRARATDTPAIFWLDKNRAHDAELIEKVNKYLPEHDTEGLDIQIMSPVEATEFTLKRVKEGKDTISVTGNVLRDYLTDLFPILELGTSAKMLSIVPLMNGGGLFETGAGGSAPKHVQQFIEENHLRWDSLGEFLALAASLEHLSDAYNNNGAQILADALDKATGKLLENKKSPSRKVGELDNRGSHFYLALYWAEALAAQSENETLKATFEKVYSELSEKETQIVDELNGVQGEAQDIGGYYNPDYQTTSQAMRPSSTLNAVIDSLI from the coding sequence ATGAGTGAAAACACAGCTAAAATAATTTATACCATAACTGATGAGGCCCCCGCCCTGGCAACTCATTCATTCTTACCAATAATAAAGGCATTTGCCGGACAAAGCGGCGTAAACATCGAAACCAGAGATATTTCTTTGGCAGGAAGAATCATAGCTAACTTCCCTGAAAAGCTTACTGATGAGCAAAAGATAGCTGATGCCCTTTCTGAACTAGGTGATTTGGCTAAAAACCCTGAAGCTAACATCATTAAATTACCAAATATCAGTGCTTCTGTACCTCAGTTGGTAGCTGCTATTAAAGAATTGCAGGCACAAGGATACGCATTGCCTGATTATCCTGAAGAACCGAAAAATGACGAGGAAAAGGATATAAAATCCAGGTATGATAAGATCAAAGGTAGTGCAGTTAACCCTGTGCTTAGAGAAGGTAACTCTGACAGAAGAGCTCCAGGATCTGTAAAGCAATATGCTAAAAATAACCCTCACAGCATGGGGGCATGGTCTTCTGATTCTAAATCTCACGTGGCTACTATGGCTGAAGGAGATTTCAGAGCCAATGAAAAGTCAGTTACAGTACCAGCTGATGGTAGTGTGAAAATCGAATTTGTAGATAAAGAAGGAAAATCTCAGATGCTTAAAGAAAAAGTAGCTTTGCTTGCTGGTGAAGTAATTGATGCTACTGTAATGAGCAAAAATAAACTGATAGAATTCCTTAAAGCAGAAATAGCTGATGCTAAAGCTAAAGGAGTATTGTTCTCTCTACACATGAAAGCCACTATGATGAAGGTTTCTGACCCTATCATTTTCGGACATGCTGTAAAAGTATTCTTTGCTGATGTTTTTGAAAAACATGGTGAAGCTTTAAAATCAGTAGGTGCTGATGCTAATAATGGATTAGGAGATGTTATAGCCAGAATTAAAACCCTTCCTGATGATAAAAGAGCTGAAGTAGAAGCTGATATTGAAAAAGCATTAGCTGAAGGACCAGATGTAGCTATGGTAAATTCTGATAAAGGAATTACCAACCTGCATGTACCTAGTGATGTAATTATAGATGCATCTATGCCTGCTATGATCAGAACATCAGGCCAGATGTGGAACAAAGAAGGTCAGCAGCAAGATGCTAAGGCGGTAATACCTGATAGCAGTTATGCTGGTGTATATGATGCTACCATTGAGTTCTGTAAAAAGAATGGCGCATTTGATCCTACTACTATGGGTACAGTGCCTAACGTAGGTCTTATGGCTCAAAAGGCAGAAGAGTATGGCTCTCATGATAAAACTTTTGAAATACCTGCTGATGGTACTGTTAAGGTAATCAATAATGCAGGAGAGACTATTATCGAACATACGGTAGAAGCTGGTGATATCTGGAGAATGTGTCAGGCTAAAGATGCTCCTATTCAAGACTGGATTAAACTAGCAGTAAACAGAGCCAGAGCTACTGATACTCCTGCTATTTTCTGGCTAGACAAAAACAGAGCTCATGATGCTGAATTAATCGAAAAAGTAAATAAATATCTTCCTGAGCACGATACTGAAGGGCTTGATATTCAAATCATGTCACCGGTAGAAGCTACAGAATTTACTTTGAAAAGAGTAAAAGAAGGAAAAGACACTATCTCAGTAACAGGTAATGTGTTGAGAGATTACTTAACTGATTTATTCCCTATTCTGGAGCTTGGAACAAGTGCTAAAATGCTTTCTATCGTGCCATTAATGAATGGTGGTGGATTGTTCGAAACAGGTGCAGGAGGTTCAGCCCCTAAGCACGTGCAACAGTTCATTGAAGAAAACCATTTGAGATGGGATTCTTTAGGAGAATTCCTTGCTTTGGCAGCTTCTTTGGAGCATTTGAGTGATGCCTATAATAATAACGGAGCACAGATCTTGGCGGATGCACTTGATAAAGCTACAGGTAAGTTATTGGAAAATAAAAAATCACCATCACGTAAAGTAGGTGAGTTAGATAATAGAGGTAGTCATTTTTACCTGGCATTATACTGGGCTGAAGCATTAGCAGCACAGTCAGAAAATGAAACCTTAAAAGCAACTTTCGAAAAAGTGTATTCTGAATTAAGTGAAAAAGAAACACAGATCGTAGATGAATTAAACGGGGTGCAGGGAGAAGCTCAGGATATCGGTGGTTATTATAACCCTGATTACCAGACTACTTCACAGGCTATGAGACCTAGCTCTACGCTAAATGCAGTGATAGATAGCTTAATCTAA
- a CDS encoding tetratricopeptide repeat protein → MADKKKNNTTEHHNELLENPEALADQLTKTEEFLERNKTIVLAILAIFVVGVAGYFGFKYYKSSQNDKAQNEMFQAVYYFESDSLDLALNGDGNRLGFLDIIDEYSITNAANLSHYYVGAAYLKQGKFDDAISHLKEFSADDLLIQARAYSLIGDAYMEKGEFDSAASYFQKAADYKPNKYFTPEYLMKAALAYEKLNQVDDAKESYNKIIDKYWDSNLVQTAKKYKARLGA, encoded by the coding sequence ATGGCAGACAAAAAGAAAAATAATACTACCGAACATCACAATGAGCTATTAGAAAATCCTGAAGCTCTTGCAGATCAGTTAACCAAAACTGAAGAATTCCTAGAAAGGAATAAAACCATTGTGCTCGCTATACTAGCCATTTTTGTGGTAGGGGTAGCAGGATATTTCGGTTTTAAGTATTATAAAAGCTCTCAAAATGATAAAGCACAAAATGAAATGTTTCAGGCTGTGTACTATTTTGAAAGCGACAGTTTAGATTTAGCTCTAAATGGCGATGGTAATCGTTTAGGCTTTTTAGACATAATTGATGAGTATAGCATTACCAACGCGGCTAATCTGTCTCATTACTATGTAGGAGCAGCTTACCTTAAACAAGGTAAATTTGACGATGCTATTTCTCATTTAAAAGAGTTTAGTGCCGATGATCTTCTCATACAGGCACGTGCTTATAGCTTAATAGGAGATGCTTACATGGAAAAAGGAGAATTTGATAGTGCTGCCAGCTATTTCCAAAAAGCCGCTGACTATAAGCCTAATAAGTACTTTACTCCAGAATATTTAATGAAAGCAGCTTTAGCTTACGAAAAACTGAACCAAGTTGACGATGCTAAAGAATCTTATAACAAGATCATTGATAAATACTGGGACTCTAACTTAGTACAAACTGCTAAGAAATATAAGGCAAGACTTGGTGCATAA
- a CDS encoding TonB-dependent receptor: MKRSVLLFAMIMLLSCQKILAQGVTTASMRGTITDETGATLPGANVIAIHEPTGVEYGTSTRLDGKYTLPNLKVGGPYIVKVSYVGHHPQEFKGIELVLGETFVLNISLDPDVTTLQEVVVSGAGDDTFNSDRTGAEIAFSNDQIKKLPTITRSASDIYRLTPSSDGNSFGGRNDQYNNFSLDGSIFNNPFGLDAATPGGQSDAQPISLDAIEQIQVSVAPYDVTQSGFTGASINAVTKSGTNDFHGTVFGFFRNQDLLGSKVEGEDVLEADLRQVQAGFSLGGPIIKSKLFFFTNFELDRREDLGSSFVANRGTGAVNESRVLATDLERISSLLYDRFGYETGPYEGFTLDTRNQKGIVKLDYNINNNHTLTATYNFLRATKEKPAHPTAIGRRGPDANTLQFKNSGYQMNNNIDSWLVELRSLFSNKFSNKLQLGYTYFDDYRDPFSTPFPPVNLTKDGSNYIIVGHEPFSINNTLEQQVFQASDNFEMYVGDHTFTVGVSFEKFMFENSFNLTGYGPSIFSSTNIEDFITQVNNGEWDATVAEARATFDFNNANDGWAMAESEIGQLAFYAQDKWLMSDNFTLTLGVRFDKPLYFNTSDNITPNTDDVVYFDENNQPVTFDNTKLPDATILASPRVGFNWDVNKDGTLQLRGGSGVFTGRLPFVWIGNQVANPFTGFLNVTAPDFKFPQVWRSSLGVDKVISKGLVATVDLSYTKDINAMMVRDYSLRTPSGQLSGVDNRGRYQPEDIVTFNGGVASNYVFTNTDEGRSFNLTLEVKKKWDNGLYASLAYNYLDAKTVSSIEAEISSDAFSINPVVGNANRAVLSPSIYGNKHRFVGNVNKTFKYGNDHWATTLSLFLEYAKGGRYSYTYAGDLNGDGSVLNDLLYIPTDAELDEMNFVSAQNREAYRSYIGNDDYLSDNRGDYAERYGALSPWYSRFDFRLLQDYKLNNGNTIQFSLDVLNAGNLLSSDWGVRQMPRSVQPVSVVEVDASGEPTYNFNEALNSTFVTDTGLISRWQMQLGLRYTF; the protein is encoded by the coding sequence ATGAAGAGATCAGTCTTGCTTTTTGCAATGATAATGTTGCTGTCATGTCAAAAAATACTAGCCCAGGGGGTGACTACAGCCAGCATGAGAGGAACAATAACGGATGAAACCGGCGCTACACTACCAGGAGCTAATGTGATTGCCATTCATGAGCCAACAGGGGTGGAGTATGGCACCTCTACCAGATTGGACGGGAAGTATACTCTCCCTAATTTAAAGGTTGGCGGACCTTATATCGTCAAAGTCAGTTATGTGGGGCACCATCCTCAGGAGTTCAAGGGAATTGAGCTTGTATTAGGAGAGACCTTTGTCTTAAATATTTCATTAGATCCGGATGTTACTACTTTGCAAGAAGTAGTGGTTTCAGGTGCTGGCGATGATACGTTTAACAGTGATCGTACCGGTGCAGAAATAGCCTTTTCTAACGACCAAATTAAAAAGCTGCCTACCATTACCAGATCAGCTAGTGATATTTACCGGCTTACACCATCCTCTGACGGGAATTCTTTCGGAGGAAGAAATGATCAGTATAATAATTTCTCATTAGATGGATCTATTTTTAATAACCCTTTTGGTTTAGATGCCGCCACTCCGGGAGGTCAATCAGATGCCCAGCCTATTTCTTTAGATGCGATTGAACAAATACAGGTGTCGGTGGCTCCTTATGATGTTACGCAGTCAGGTTTTACAGGAGCCTCTATAAATGCAGTTACGAAAAGTGGTACTAATGATTTCCATGGTACTGTATTTGGTTTTTTTAGAAATCAGGACTTACTCGGTAGCAAGGTGGAAGGAGAAGATGTGCTGGAAGCAGATCTTAGGCAGGTGCAAGCAGGTTTTAGTTTAGGTGGCCCAATAATAAAGAGTAAGCTTTTTTTCTTTACCAATTTTGAACTTGACAGAAGAGAGGATTTAGGCTCTAGCTTTGTGGCTAACAGAGGTACTGGTGCAGTTAATGAGTCACGGGTACTAGCTACAGATCTGGAAAGAATAAGCTCTCTTTTATATGATAGATTTGGATATGAAACAGGGCCTTATGAAGGTTTTACCCTCGATACCAGAAACCAAAAAGGGATAGTGAAGCTAGATTATAATATCAATAATAATCACACGCTTACCGCAACTTATAATTTTTTGAGAGCTACAAAAGAAAAACCAGCACATCCAACAGCTATTGGTAGGAGAGGGCCTGACGCCAATACACTTCAATTTAAAAACTCAGGCTACCAAATGAATAATAATATTGACTCATGGTTGGTAGAGTTGAGGTCGCTTTTTAGTAACAAGTTTTCTAATAAACTTCAATTAGGCTACACTTATTTTGATGATTATAGAGATCCATTTAGTACTCCTTTCCCTCCGGTAAACCTCACTAAAGATGGAAGTAACTACATAATTGTGGGGCATGAGCCTTTTTCAATAAATAACACCCTGGAGCAGCAGGTATTTCAGGCTAGTGATAACTTCGAAATGTATGTGGGAGACCATACCTTCACGGTAGGCGTTTCTTTCGAGAAATTTATGTTTGAAAACTCCTTTAACCTAACTGGCTATGGCCCAAGCATATTTTCTTCTACTAACATAGAAGATTTTATTACTCAGGTTAATAATGGTGAATGGGATGCTACCGTGGCAGAGGCAAGAGCCACATTTGATTTTAATAATGCCAATGATGGCTGGGCAATGGCCGAATCTGAGATCGGGCAGCTAGCCTTTTATGCTCAAGATAAGTGGTTAATGAGTGATAATTTCACCTTGACCTTAGGAGTAAGGTTCGATAAGCCTTTGTATTTCAATACTTCTGATAACATTACTCCAAACACTGATGACGTAGTTTATTTCGACGAAAATAATCAACCTGTAACTTTCGATAATACCAAGCTGCCAGATGCTACTATTTTGGCCTCTCCTAGAGTCGGTTTTAATTGGGATGTGAACAAAGACGGGACACTACAGCTAAGAGGAGGTAGTGGCGTGTTTACTGGTCGTTTACCTTTTGTATGGATAGGAAACCAGGTGGCTAACCCGTTTACTGGCTTTTTAAATGTTACGGCTCCAGATTTTAAATTTCCTCAGGTATGGAGATCTTCTTTAGGGGTGGATAAAGTAATATCCAAAGGATTAGTAGCTACTGTAGACCTCAGTTATACAAAAGATATTAATGCTATGATGGTAAGAGATTATAGCTTGAGGACGCCATCAGGTCAGTTAAGTGGCGTAGATAACAGAGGTAGATATCAGCCAGAAGATATTGTTACATTTAACGGCGGAGTAGCTTCTAACTATGTTTTCACTAATACAGATGAAGGGCGAAGCTTTAATTTAACGCTCGAGGTAAAGAAAAAATGGGATAATGGGTTATATGCTAGTCTGGCTTATAATTATTTAGATGCTAAAACTGTTTCTTCAATAGAAGCTGAAATTTCTAGTGATGCCTTCTCTATTAATCCCGTGGTAGGTAATGCTAATAGAGCGGTTTTATCTCCATCTATATACGGTAATAAGCACCGCTTTGTCGGTAATGTTAATAAGACCTTTAAGTATGGAAATGACCATTGGGCTACCACCTTATCGTTATTCTTGGAATATGCAAAAGGAGGAAGATACAGCTACACTTATGCTGGAGATTTAAATGGTGATGGTTCAGTTTTAAATGATCTACTTTATATTCCTACTGATGCTGAGTTAGATGAAATGAACTTTGTATCGGCACAAAATAGAGAAGCCTATAGAAGTTATATTGGAAATGATGATTATTTAAGTGATAACCGTGGAGACTATGCTGAAAGGTATGGAGCACTCAGCCCATGGTATTCTCGCTTTGATTTTAGGCTTTTACAGGACTATAAATTGAATAATGGAAATACTATCCAGTTTAGCTTAGATGTGTTAAATGCGGGTAATCTATTGAGCTCAGACTGGGGTGTAAGACAAATGCCGCGTAGTGTGCAGCCTGTTAGTGTAGTGGAGGTAGATGCTTCAGGTGAGCCTACCTATAACTTTAATGAAGCGTTAAATAGTACTTTTGTTACAGATACCGGACTTATTTCTAGGTGGCAGATGCAGCTCGGACTAAGGTATACATTCTAA
- the recF gene encoding DNA replication/repair protein RecF (All proteins in this family for which functions are known are DNA-binding proteins that assist the filamentation of RecA onto DNA for the initiation of recombination or recombinational repair.): MHIEKLSLFGFKNYEEVALTFSNEVNCLVGENGSGKTNLLDAIHYLSMTRSAFNTIDSQNVKFGEDFFSIRGDFMLSEKLLPVLCSYQEGKGKTFKVNKKEYSRLSEHVGKLPVVLIAPNDTDIIRDGSEARRKFFDAIISQIDEEYLDNLITYSKYLKQRNSALKRFGSVGRTDYELLKVYDEHIVTLSQEINKRRRHFIEDFEKLFQNHYDKLSEGNETVSIHYRSEASDPDFVESYKNALKKDLALERTTMGVHRDDFRFVIEGKPLKKFGSQGQQKTFLVSLKMGHFDIIRELKKFKPILLLDDIFDKLDSRRIQHLMERVVNHDFGQIFITDAREERTRTILNELNISANFYKVNRGTVIQ, from the coding sequence ATGCACATTGAAAAATTGAGTTTGTTTGGTTTTAAGAACTACGAAGAAGTAGCACTCACTTTTTCAAACGAAGTGAATTGTTTGGTAGGAGAGAACGGAAGTGGTAAAACTAACCTGCTAGATGCCATTCATTATTTGTCTATGACTAGGAGTGCATTTAATACTATTGATAGTCAAAATGTAAAATTTGGCGAAGATTTTTTCTCCATTAGAGGAGATTTTATGCTTTCCGAAAAGTTACTTCCTGTACTATGTTCTTATCAAGAGGGAAAAGGAAAAACCTTTAAAGTAAATAAGAAGGAATATTCTCGCTTGAGCGAACATGTGGGTAAACTGCCCGTAGTACTTATCGCACCAAATGACACTGATATTATCAGAGATGGGAGTGAAGCTCGGAGGAAATTTTTCGATGCCATCATTAGCCAAATAGATGAGGAATACCTGGATAACCTCATAACCTATTCTAAATACTTAAAACAAAGAAATAGCGCATTGAAGCGTTTCGGGTCTGTCGGTCGTACTGATTATGAATTGTTGAAGGTCTATGATGAGCATATAGTTACGCTTTCACAAGAAATAAATAAAAGGCGGAGGCACTTTATAGAGGATTTTGAAAAGCTTTTTCAGAACCATTATGATAAACTCTCAGAAGGAAACGAAACAGTGAGTATTCACTATCGGTCAGAGGCTTCTGATCCTGATTTTGTAGAATCATACAAAAATGCTCTTAAGAAAGACTTAGCTTTGGAAAGAACTACCATGGGAGTGCATAGAGATGACTTTAGATTTGTAATAGAAGGCAAGCCTTTGAAAAAATTTGGATCACAGGGGCAACAAAAGACATTTTTAGTATCCTTAAAGATGGGTCACTTTGATATTATCAGAGAACTGAAAAAATTCAAACCCATTCTTTTGTTAGATGATATATTTGATAAATTAGATTCCCGTCGAATTCAGCACCTTATGGAAAGAGTGGTAAATCATGACTTTGGTCAAATATTCATTACAGACGCAAGGGAAGAGAGAACCAGAACAATATTAAATGAACTAAATATCTCTGCTAACTTTTATAAAGTGAACCGAGGTACAGTGATACAATGA
- the secE gene encoding preprotein translocase subunit SecE, with the protein MQKLKSFILESYDEMKNKVTWPKYSELQNSSILVLVASFIFALLIGLMDYVFQTGMDFFYDQF; encoded by the coding sequence ATGCAAAAGTTAAAATCTTTTATTCTTGAGTCGTATGACGAAATGAAAAACAAGGTTACATGGCCTAAGTATAGTGAACTACAAAATAGTTCTATATTAGTACTTGTAGCATCTTTTATCTTTGCGTTATTGATAGGCTTAATGGATTACGTTTTCCAAACCGGAATGGACTTTTTTTACGACCAATTTTAA